One genomic window of Limanda limanda chromosome 16, fLimLim1.1, whole genome shotgun sequence includes the following:
- the LOC133021942 gene encoding olfactory receptor 4B13-like has translation MMDNVSVIQVFYLSGLSETMNYRSVLFSLTLLCYCLILLANTTLIVTIILDKNLHEPMYILLCAFCMNGLYGTTGFFPKFLWDLLSPVHVISYSGCLLQVQVLYSFAISDLSILAVMAYDRYVAICQPLQYHSIMSKKRIMKLVCFSWFTPFCIVGINICLTSRLKLCSPYIARLFCMNWLIVVLACFPAETMVNSIVAYITILFYVFHGVFIVWSYIYIIRTCVNSIENRAKFMQTCVPHLFSLITFIFTILFDVMNVRFDSKKLPQPFKNFVAVEFLVIPPLMNPLIYGFKLTKIRNRFLGYMTFRMK, from the coding sequence ATGATGGATAATGTCTCTGTGATACAAGTGTTCTATCTTTCAGGTTTAAGTGAAACAATGAACTACAGgtctgttctcttctctctcactttacTGTGTTACTGTCTAATTTTGCTGGCAAATACAACTCTTATTGTGACCATCATCTTGGATAAAAACCTCCATGAACCAATGTATATTCTGCTGTGTGCATTTTGCATGAATGGACTTTATGGAACAACAGGTTTCTTCCCCAAGTTTCTGTGGGATCTGCTCTCTCCTGTTCATGTCATCTCTTATTCTGGATGTCTTCTTCAGGTTCAAGTACTGTACTCGTTTGCAATCAGTGATCTCTCCATTCTTGCAGTAATGGCCTATGACAGATATGTGGCTATATGTCAACCACTGCAGTATCACTCTATCATGTCAAAAAAGAGAATCATGAAGTTAGTGTGTTTCTCCTGGTTTACACCTTTCTGCATTGTAGGCATAAATATTTGTCTAACATCAAGACTGAAGTTATGCAGCCCGTATATTGCCAGACTGTTCTGTATGAATTGGCTCATTGTTGTACTTGCTTGTTTCCCAGCTGAAACTATGGTTAACAGCATAGTTGCATATATTACAATActcttttatgtatttcatggTGTATTTATAGTTTGGTCCTACATATATATCATTAGAACATGTGTAAATTCTATAGAAAACAGGGCAAAGTTCATGCAAACATGTGTGCCACATTTATTCTCTTtgattacttttattttcacaatacTTTTTGATGTTATGAATGTACGATTTGATTCAAAGAAATTACCTCAACCCTTTAAAAACTTTGTTGCAGTAGAATTTCTTGTCATACCTCCACTCATGAATCCTCTCATTTATGGTTTTAAGTTGACTAAAATTCGAAATAGATTTCTGGGCTATATGACTTTTAGAATGAAATGA
- the LOC133022040 gene encoding olfactory receptor 11H6-like encodes MMENVSVIKIFYLSGLSETMNYRSLLFSLTLLCYCLILLANTTLIVTIILDKNLHEPMYILLCAFCMNGLYGTTGFFPKFLWDLLSPVHVISYSGCLLQVQVLYSFAGSDLSFLAVMAYDRYLAICRPLQYHSIMSKKNIIKLMCFSWLTPFCLMAINICLTSRLKLCSPYIARLFCVNWVIVTLACFPAETMVNSIFANILIIFYVFHGVFIVWSYIYIIRTCVNSIENRAKFMQTCVPHLFSLITFIFTILFDLMNVRFDSKKLPQPFKNFVAVEFLVIPPLMNPLIYGFKLTKIRNRFLGYLTFRMK; translated from the coding sequence ATGATGGAAAATGTCTCTGTGATAAAAATATTCTATCTTTCAGGTTTAAGTGAAACAATGAACTACaggtctcttctcttctctctcactttacTATGTTACTGTCTAATTTTGCTGGCAAATACAACTCTTATTGTGACCATCATCTTGGATAAAAACCTCCATGAACCAATGTATATTCTGCTGTGTGCATTTTGCATGAATGGACTTTATGGAACAACAGGTTTCTTCCCCAAGTTTCTCTGGGATCTGCTCTCTCCTGTTCATGTCATCTCTTATTCTGGATGTCTTCTTCAGGTTCAAGTACTGTACTCGTTTGCAGGCAGTGATCTCTCTTTTCTTGCAGTAATGGCATATGACAGATATTTGGCTATATGTCGACCTCTGCAGTATCACTCTATCATGTCAAAAAAGAATATCATAAAGTTAATGTGTTTCTCCTGGTTAACACCTTTCTGCCTCATGGCCATAAACATTTGTCTAACATCAAGACTGAAGTTATGCAGCCCGTATATTGCCAGACTGTTCTGTGTGAATTGGGTCATTGTTACACTTGCTTGTTTCCCAGCTGAAACTATGGTTAACAGCATATTtgcaaatattttaataatcttttatgtatttcatggTGTATTTATAGTTTGGTCCTACATATATATCATTAGAACATGTGTAAATTCTATAGAAAACAGGGCAAAGTTCATGCAAACATGTGTGCCACATTTATTCTCTTtgattacttttattttcacaatacTTTTTGATCTTATGAATGTACGATTTGATTCAAAGAAATTACCTCAACCCTTTAAAAACTTTGTTGCAGTAGAATTTCTTGTCATACCTCCGCTCATGAATCCACTCATTTATGGTTTTAAGTTGACTAAAATTCGAAATAGATTTCTGGGCTATTTGACTTTTAGAATGAAATGA
- the LOC133022078 gene encoding olfactory receptor 5AR1-like: MMDNVSVIKVFYLSGLSETMNYRSVLFSLTLLCYCVILLANITLIVTIILDKNLHEPMYILLCAFCMNGLYGSTGFFPKCLWDLLSPVHVISYSGCLVQVQVLYSFAGSDLSILAVMAYDRYVAICRPLQYHSIMSKKRIIKLMCFSWLTPFCLMAINNSLTSRLKLCSPYIARLFCVNWIIVTLACFPAETMVNSIFANITIIVYISHGVFIVWSYIYIIRTCVNSIEKRPKFMQTCVPHLLSLITLLFTLFFDFINLRFGSKSLPQHLKNFAEIEFLVIPPLMNPVIYGFKLNKIRNKFLNLLLLKRDPDVPETD; encoded by the exons ATGATGGATAATGTCTCTGTGATAAAAGTGTTCTATCTTTCAGGTTTAAGTGAAACAATGAACTACAGgtctgttctcttctctctcactttacTGTGTTACTGTGTAATTTTGCTGGCGAATATAACTCTTATTGTGACCATCATCTTGGATAAAAACCTCCATGAACCAATGTATATTCTGCTGTGTGCATTTTGCATGAATGGACTTTATGGCTCAACAGGTTTCTTCCCGAAATGTCTGTGGGATCTGCTCTCTCCTGTTCATGTCATCTCTTATTCTGGATGTCTTGTTCAGGTTCAAGTACTCTACTCGTTTGCAGGCAGTGATCTCTCCATTCTTGCAGTAATGGCCTATGACAGATATGTGGCTATATGTCGACCACTGCAGTATCACTCTATCATGTCAAAAAAGAGAATCATAAAGTTGATGTGTTTCTCCTGGTTAACACCTTTCTGCCTCATGGCCATAAATAATAGTCTAACATCAAGACTGAAGTTATGCAGCCCGTATATTGCCAGACTGTTCTGTGTGAATTGGATTATTGTTACACTTGCTTGTTTCCCAGCTGAAACTATGGTTAACAGCATATTtgcaaatataacaataatcGTGTATATATCTcatggtgtatttattgtttggtcctatatatatatcattagaACATGTGTAAATTCAATTGAAAAAAGACCAAAGTTCATGCAAACATGTGTGCCACATTTACTCTCTTTGATCACTTTACtattcactttattttttgACTTTATAAATTTGCGATTTGGTTCAAAATCTTTACCCCAGCACCTTAAAAACTTTGCTGAAATTGAATTTCTTGTCATACCTCCCCTTATGAATCCTGTCATTTATGGTTTCAAATTGAACAAAATTCGAAATAAATTTCTGAAT CTTCTGTTACTTAAGAGAGACCCAGATGTTCCTGAAACTGATTAA
- the LOC133022076 gene encoding olfactory receptor 11H6-like: protein MDNVSVIKVFYLSGLSETMNYRSVLFSLTLLCYCLILLANITLIVTIILDKNLHEPMYILLCAFCMNGLYGTTGFFPKFLWDLLSPVHVISYSGCFLQVQVLYSFAGSDVSILALMAYDRYVAICRPLQYHSIMSKQRLMKLVCFSWLTPFCLIGANVCLTSRLKLCSPYIARLFCVNWLIVVLACFPAETMVNSIAAYITLLFYVFHGVFIVWSYIYIIRKCVNSIENRAKFMQTCVPHLFSLITVLFTFLFDIMNIRFDLKKLPQPFKNFIAIEFVVIPPLMNPLIYGFKLTKIRNRLREIVTLKTS from the coding sequence ATGGATAATGTCTCTGTGATAAAAGTGTTCTATCTTTCAGGTTTAAGTGAAACAATGAACTACAGgtctgttctcttctctctcactttacTGTGTTACTGTCTCATTTTGCTGGCGAATATAACTCTTATTGTGACCATCATCTTGGATAAAAACCTCCATGAACCAATGTATATTCTGCTGTGTGCATTTTGCATGAATGGACTTTATGGAACAACAGGTTTCTTCCCCAAGTTTCTGTGGGATCTGCTCTCTCCTGTTCATGTCATCTCTTATTCTGGATGTTTTCTTCAGGTTCAAGTACTGTACTCGTTTGCAGGCAGTGATGTCTCCATTCTTGCACTAATGGCATACGACAGATATGTGGCTATATGTCGACCACTGCAGTATCACTCTATCATGTCAAAGCAGAGACTCATGAAGTTAGTGTGTTTCTCCTGGTTAACACCTTTCTGCCTTATAGGTGCAAATGTTTGTCTAACATCAAGACTGAAGTTATGCAGCCCTTATATTGCCAGACTGTTCTGTGTGAATTGGCTCATTGTTGTACTTGCTTGTTTCCCAGCTGAAACTATGGTTAACAGCATAGCTGCATATATTACATTActcttttatgtatttcatggTGTATTTATAGTTTGGTCCTACATATATATCATTAGAAAATGTGTAAATTCTATAGAAAACAGGGCAAAGTTCATGCAAACATGTGTGCCACATTTATTCTCTTTGATTACTGTTCTTTTCACGTTTCTTTTTGATATTATGAATatcagatttgatttgaaaaaattACCTCAACcctttaaaaactttattgCAATAGAATTTGTTGTCATACCTCCACTCATGAATCCTCTCATTTATGGTTTCAAATTGACCAAAATTCGGAACAGACTTCGCGAAATAgtaactttaaaaacaagttaa
- the LOC133022075 gene encoding LOW QUALITY PROTEIN: olfactory receptor 5AR1-like (The sequence of the model RefSeq protein was modified relative to this genomic sequence to represent the inferred CDS: inserted 1 base in 1 codon), whose amino-acid sequence MDNVSVITIFYLSGLTESKNNRYIFFSLSLLCYCIILLVNITLIVTIILDKNLHEPMYILLCAFCMNGLYGTAGFFPKFLWDLLSPVHVISYSGCFLQVQVLYSFACSDLSILAVMAYDRYVAICQPLQYHSIMSKQRLMKLVIFSWLTPFCLIGANVCLTSRLKLCSPYIARLFCVNWLIVALACFPAETMVNNIAAYITILFYVFHGVFIVWSYLYIIRTCVNSIENRAKFMXTCVPHLFSVITFLFTLLFDIMNIRFELKKLPQPFKNFIAVEFLVIPPLMNPLIYGFKLTKIRNRLREIVTLKTT is encoded by the exons ATGGATAATGTCTCTGTGATAACAATATTCTATCTTTCAGGTTTAACTGAATCAAAGAACAACAGGtatattttcttctctctcagtTTGTTATGTTACTGTATCATTTTGCTTGTTAATATAACTCTTATTGTGACCATCATCTTGGATAAAAACCTCCATGAACCAATGTATATTCTCCTGTGTGCATTTTGCATGAATGGACTTTATGGAACAGCAGGTTTCTTCCCCAAGTTTCTGTGGGATCTGCTCTCTCCTGTTCATGTCATCTCTTACTCTGGATGTTTTCTTCAGGTTCAAGTACTGTACTCATTTGCCTGCAGTGATCTCTCCATTCTTGCAGTAATGGCATATGACAGATATGTGGCTATATGTCAACCACTGCAGTATCACTCTATCATGTCAAAGCAAAGACTCATGAAGTTAGTGATTTTCTCCTGGTTAACACCTTTCTGCCTTATAGGTGCAAATGTTTGTCTAACATCAAGACTGAAGTTATGCAGCCCGTATATTGCAAGACTGTTCTGTGTGAATTGGCTCATTGTTGCACTTGCTTGTTTCCCAGCTGAAACTATGGTTAACAACATAGCTGCATATATTACAATActcttttatgtatttcatggTGTATTTATAGTTTGGTCCTACCTATATATCATTAGAACATGTGTAAATTCTATAGAAAACAGGGCAAAGTTCA CAACATGTGTGCCACATTTATTCTCTGTGATCACTTTTCTTTTCACGTTACTTTTTGATATTATGAATATACGATTTGAGTTGAAAAAATTACCTCAACcctttaaaaactttattgCAGTAGAATTTCTTGTCATACCTCCGCTCATGAATCCACTCATTTATGGTTTCAAATTGACCAAAATTCGGAACAGACTTCGCGAAATAGtaactttaaaaacaacttaa
- the LOC133021978 gene encoding olfactory receptor 4B13-like → MMENVSVITRFFLSGLSETMNYRSVLFSLTLLCYCVILLVNITLIVTIILDKNLHEPMYILLCAFCMNGLYGSTGFFPKFLWDLLSPVHVISYSGCLLQVQVLYSFAGSDLSFLAVMAYDRYLAICRPLQYHSIMSKQNIMKLMCFSWLTPFCLMAINICLTSRLKLCSPYIARLFCVNWVIVALACFPAETMVNSIVAYMTLLIYVFHGVFIVWSYIYIIRTCVNSIENRAKFMQTCVPHLFSLITFIFTILFDLMNVRFDSKKLPQPFKNFVAVEFLVIPPLMNPLIYGFKLTKIRNRFLGYLTFRMK, encoded by the coding sequence ATGATGGAAAATGTCTCTGTAATAACAAGGTTTTTTCTTTCAGGTTTAAGTGAAACAATGAACTACAGgtctgttctcttctctctcactttacTGTGTTACTGTGTCATTTTGCTTGTTAATATAACTCTTATTGTGACCATCATCTTGGATAAAAACCTCCATGAACCAATGTATATTCTGCTGTGTGCATTTTGCATGAATGGACTTTATGGATCAACAGGTTTCTTCCCCAAGTTTCTCTGGGATCTGCTCTCTCCTGTTCATGTCATCTCTTATTCTGGATGTCTTCTTCAGGTTCAAGTACTGTACTCATTTGCAGGCAGTGATCTCTCTTTTCTTGCAGTAATGGCATATGACAGATATTTGGCTATATGTCGACCTCTGCAGTATCACTCTATCATGTCAAAACAGAATATCATGAAGTTAATGTGTTTCTCCTGGTTAACACCTTTCTGCCTCATGGCCATAAACATTTGTCTAACATCAAGACTGAAGTTATGCAGCCCGTATATTGCCAGACTGTTCTGTGTGAATTGGGTCATTGTTGCACTTGCTTGTTTCCCAGCTGAAACTATGGTTAACAGCATAGTTGCATATATGACATTACtcatttatgtatttcatgGTGTATTTATAGTTTGGTCCTACATATATATCATTAGAACATGTGTAAATTCTATAGAAAACAGGGCAAAGTTCATGCAAACATGTGTGCCACATTTATTCTCTTtgattacttttattttcacaatacTTTTTGATCTTATGAATGTACGATTTGATTCAAAGAAATTACCTCAACCCTTTAAAAACTTTGTTGCTGTAGAATTTCTTGTCATACCTCCACTCATGAATCCACTCATTTATGGTTTTAAGTTGACTAAAATTCGAAATAGATTTCTGGGCTATTTGACTTTTAGAATGAAATGA